In a genomic window of Hyphomicrobiales bacterium:
- a CDS encoding IMP dehydrogenase: MPVFYEPAHSREALTFDDVLILPGHSEVMPGEVDIRSHVTSTLDLNLPIISSAMDTVTEGKLAIAMAQAGGLGVIHRNLTPEQQAEEVRQVKKFESGMVVNPVVIGPDATLADALALMKQYGISGIPVVENGGSGAQQPGRLVGILTNRDVRFASNPGQRVYELMTRENLITVSDNVSQEEAKRLLHHHRIEKLLVVDDKYNCIGLITVKDMEKSQLNPNASKDEQGRLRVAAATTVGDDGLERSERLIDAGVDLIVVDTAHGHSERVLQSVTKIKALSNRVQVIAGNIATPEGALALIDAGADAVKVGIGPGSICTTRIVAGVGVPQLTAILDTVEVASKQGIPVIADGGIKYSGDLAKALAAGASCVMVGSLLAGTDESPGEVYLYQGRSYKSYRGMGSVGAMARGSADRYFQAEVRDSLKLVPEGIEGQVPYKGPLASVLHQLAGGLRAAMGYAGARDLEDFRNKARFVRISGAGLRESHAHDVTITRESPNYPSQS; this comes from the coding sequence ATGCCCGTCTTTTACGAACCGGCCCACAGCCGGGAAGCTCTCACCTTCGATGACGTCCTTATCCTGCCTGGTCATTCCGAGGTGATGCCCGGCGAGGTCGACATTCGTTCGCATGTTACCTCCACGCTCGATCTGAACCTTCCGATCATTTCCTCGGCGATGGACACCGTTACCGAAGGCAAGCTCGCGATCGCCATGGCCCAGGCCGGCGGTCTCGGCGTCATTCACCGCAACCTGACGCCGGAGCAGCAGGCCGAAGAGGTCCGCCAGGTCAAGAAGTTCGAATCCGGCATGGTGGTCAATCCGGTCGTCATCGGTCCCGACGCAACGCTCGCCGATGCGCTCGCGCTCATGAAGCAGTACGGGATTTCCGGCATTCCGGTGGTCGAGAACGGCGGCTCGGGCGCTCAGCAGCCGGGCCGGCTGGTTGGTATCCTCACCAACCGCGACGTCCGTTTCGCCTCCAATCCCGGGCAGCGCGTCTACGAACTGATGACACGGGAAAACCTGATCACGGTCAGCGACAACGTCAGCCAGGAAGAAGCCAAGCGCCTGCTGCATCATCACCGCATTGAAAAGCTGCTGGTGGTCGACGACAAGTACAATTGCATCGGCCTCATCACCGTCAAGGACATGGAGAAGTCGCAGCTCAACCCAAACGCCTCGAAGGACGAGCAGGGCCGGTTGCGCGTCGCGGCCGCGACCACCGTCGGCGATGACGGTCTCGAGCGCAGCGAGCGGCTGATCGATGCCGGCGTCGACCTGATCGTTGTCGATACCGCGCACGGTCATTCGGAACGCGTGCTTCAGTCGGTCACCAAGATCAAGGCGCTTTCGAACCGGGTGCAGGTGATCGCCGGCAACATCGCAACGCCGGAAGGTGCGCTTGCGCTCATCGATGCCGGTGCGGACGCCGTCAAGGTCGGCATTGGTCCGGGCTCGATCTGCACCACCCGCATCGTCGCCGGCGTTGGCGTGCCGCAGCTCACCGCCATTCTGGATACCGTCGAAGTCGCGTCCAAGCAGGGCATTCCGGTGATCGCCGATGGCGGCATCAAATACTCCGGTGACCTTGCTAAGGCGCTCGCCGCCGGCGCGTCCTGCGTCATGGTCGGCTCGCTGCTGGCCGGCACGGATGAAAGCCCCGGCGAGGTCTATCTCTACCAGGGCCGTTCCTACAAATCCTATCGCGGGATGGGTTCGGTCGGCGCCATGGCGCGCGGTTCGGCGGATCGCTACTTCCAGGCGGAAGTGCGCGATTCCCTGAAGCTCGTGCCGGAAGGCATCGAAGGTCAGGTGCCCTACAAGGGGCCGCTCGCCAGCGTGCTGCATCAGCTCGCCGGCGGCCTGCGCGCCGCGATGGGCTACGCCGGTGCCCGCGATCTCGAGGATTTCAGGAACAAGGCGCGGTTCGTGCGCATCTCGGGTGCGGGCCTGCGCGAAAGCCACGCACACGACGTGACCATCACCCGCGAAAGCCCGAACTACCCGAGCCAGAGCTGA
- a CDS encoding cysteine synthase A has translation MSANVLQTIGNTPLIRLNRASELTGCEILGKAEFLNPGQSVKDRAGLFIIEDAIAKKQLEPGGVIVEGTAGNTGIGLSMVARALGYRTVIVIPETQSEEKKQALRLYGAELIEVPAVPYKNPNNYVKVSGRLAAQLAASEPGGAIWANQFDNVANRDGHIRTTAKEIWQQTDGKIDGFICAVGTGGTLAGVGMGLKEFNPAIKIGLADPMGAALYSYYTTGEFASEGSSITEGIGQGRITANLEGAPVDLAYRIGDNEALPIIFDLVEQEGLCLGGSSGINIAGAIRMARELGPGHTIVTVLCDYGTRYASKLFNPAFLTEKGLPVPNWLATKEALSIPFEPAA, from the coding sequence GTGTCCGCCAACGTTCTTCAGACAATCGGCAACACGCCCCTCATCCGTCTGAACCGGGCCTCGGAGCTGACCGGATGCGAAATCCTCGGCAAGGCCGAATTTCTCAACCCCGGACAGTCGGTTAAGGACCGTGCAGGGCTGTTCATCATCGAGGACGCGATCGCGAAGAAACAGCTCGAGCCGGGCGGCGTCATCGTCGAGGGCACCGCCGGCAACACCGGGATCGGGCTCAGCATGGTCGCGCGCGCGCTCGGATACCGGACCGTCATCGTCATCCCCGAGACGCAGAGTGAGGAAAAGAAGCAGGCCCTGCGGCTCTATGGCGCCGAATTGATTGAGGTTCCTGCGGTGCCGTACAAGAACCCGAACAACTACGTGAAGGTGTCTGGCCGCCTCGCCGCACAGCTTGCCGCCAGCGAGCCCGGCGGCGCGATCTGGGCCAACCAGTTCGACAATGTCGCCAATCGCGACGGGCATATCCGCACGACGGCGAAGGAGATCTGGCAGCAGACCGACGGCAAGATCGACGGGTTCATCTGCGCGGTTGGCACGGGCGGTACGCTCGCCGGCGTCGGCATGGGGCTGAAAGAGTTCAATCCGGCGATCAAGATCGGCCTCGCCGACCCGATGGGCGCGGCGCTCTACAGCTACTACACAACCGGCGAATTCGCCTCGGAAGGCTCGTCGATCACGGAAGGGATCGGCCAGGGCCGGATCACCGCGAATCTGGAGGGTGCGCCGGTCGATCTCGCCTATCGGATCGGCGATAACGAAGCGCTGCCGATCATCTTCGATCTCGTCGAACAGGAAGGACTGTGCCTTGGCGGCTCGTCGGGCATCAACATCGCCGGCGCAATCCGCATGGCCAGGGAACTCGGGCCCGGCCACACCATCGTGACGGTCCTTTGCGATTACGGCACGCGCTACGCCTCGAAGCTATTCAACCCCGCCTTCCTGACGGAAAAGGGGTTGCCGGTGCCGAACTGGCTTGCGACAAAGGAAGCCTTGTCCATTCCGTTCGAGCCGGCAGCCTGA
- a CDS encoding Ala-tRNA(Pro) hydrolase: protein MTTQLFREDSYLTTCEATVVGVNDRGGIVLDRTIFYPTGGGQLGDSGSLERADGSTIAIATTVYGESKEEIVHVPAEGSTMPEAGEKVVCHVDWPRRYRHMRVHTALHLLSAVLPYPVTGGQISDGDGRLDFDIPEAGIDKDEVTEKVNELIAEDLPVSFEWISDEEMAAQPELVKTMSVKPPMGSGRVRLIRVGEDADLQPCGGTHVAATGEIGRISVTKIEKKGKQNRRVRIRLEETGDTA, encoded by the coding sequence GTGACGACCCAGCTTTTCCGCGAAGATTCCTATCTGACGACGTGCGAAGCAACGGTTGTCGGGGTCAATGATCGCGGCGGCATCGTGCTCGACCGGACGATCTTCTATCCGACAGGCGGCGGTCAGCTGGGTGATAGCGGCTCGCTCGAACGCGCCGACGGGTCGACGATTGCGATCGCGACCACGGTCTATGGTGAGAGCAAGGAAGAGATCGTCCATGTGCCGGCGGAAGGCTCGACGATGCCGGAGGCGGGCGAGAAGGTCGTCTGCCATGTGGACTGGCCGCGCCGCTATCGACATATGCGCGTGCACACCGCGCTGCATCTGTTGTCGGCCGTGCTGCCCTATCCCGTAACCGGCGGCCAGATCAGCGACGGCGACGGGCGCCTCGATTTCGACATTCCCGAAGCGGGCATCGACAAGGACGAAGTTACGGAAAAGGTCAACGAACTGATTGCCGAAGACCTGCCGGTGTCGTTCGAGTGGATCAGCGACGAGGAAATGGCCGCACAGCCGGAGCTGGTGAAGACCATGAGCGTCAAACCGCCAATGGGTAGCGGCCGGGTTCGTCTGATCCGTGTCGGCGAGGATGCCGATCTGCAGCCCTGTGGCGGGACGCATGTGGCGGCCACGGGGGAAATCGGCCGGATTTCCGTCACCAAGATCGAAAAGAAGGGCAAGCAGAACCGCCGGGTGCGCATCCGCCTCGAGGAGACCGGCGACACCGCCTGA
- a CDS encoding amino acid ABC transporter permease, producing MSNTDLSYVRTEFSDSLPPPSTQVGVIGWMRANLFSSVFNTVLTLFGIYLIYLLVPPLIQFALVDATWEGDGRESCLANHGACWAYVDAYFSQFIYGRYPDPERWRVDIVFASGILLLVPMLIPKVPFKRENAILLLGVYPVLAFVLLTGGNLDLDGFLLPDAVMAPSTLKFWVDFLIIAAAAVGLTKVITRMAESESNAPAIAIAVIFALIAVVMVVIDIDFGMRTVETDKWGGLLVTLVVAITGITASLPLGILLALGRRSKLPAVRLSSVIFIEFWRGVPLITVLFMSSVMLPLFLPEGVTFDKLLRALIGVALFSAAYMAEVVRGGLQAIPKGQHEGAQALGLTYWQMMGLIVLPQALKLVIPGIVNSFIALFKDTTLVLIIGLFDLLGQVQSSFTDPKWSTPFTSHTGYLFAALIFWVFCFSMSRYSIFMEKRLHTGHKR from the coding sequence ATGTCGAATACCGATCTCAGCTACGTCCGAACCGAGTTCAGCGACAGCCTGCCGCCGCCGTCGACGCAAGTCGGCGTCATCGGCTGGATGCGCGCCAACCTGTTCTCAAGCGTGTTCAATACGGTCCTCACGCTGTTCGGCATTTATCTGATCTATCTGCTGGTGCCGCCGCTAATCCAATTCGCGCTTGTTGACGCGACATGGGAAGGCGACGGGCGCGAGTCCTGCCTTGCCAATCATGGCGCCTGCTGGGCCTATGTGGATGCGTATTTCTCGCAGTTCATCTACGGCCGCTATCCGGATCCGGAACGCTGGCGGGTGGACATCGTGTTCGCCTCGGGCATCCTGCTTCTGGTCCCGATGCTGATCCCGAAAGTCCCGTTCAAGCGGGAAAACGCGATCCTGCTCCTCGGCGTCTATCCGGTGCTGGCCTTTGTCCTGCTGACCGGAGGCAATCTGGACCTCGATGGCTTCCTGCTTCCCGACGCCGTGATGGCGCCGTCGACGCTGAAGTTCTGGGTCGATTTCCTGATCATTGCGGCCGCGGCCGTCGGTCTGACCAAGGTCATCACCAGAATGGCGGAGTCCGAGAGCAACGCTCCGGCAATCGCCATTGCGGTGATTTTCGCACTGATCGCCGTCGTCATGGTGGTCATCGATATCGACTTCGGCATGCGGACGGTTGAAACCGACAAGTGGGGCGGCCTGCTGGTTACGCTCGTCGTTGCCATTACCGGCATCACGGCGTCGTTGCCGCTCGGCATCCTGCTGGCACTCGGGCGGCGTTCCAAGCTGCCGGCCGTTCGTCTGTCCTCGGTGATCTTCATCGAGTTCTGGCGCGGCGTGCCGTTGATCACCGTGCTGTTCATGTCGAGCGTGATGCTGCCGCTGTTCCTGCCGGAGGGCGTGACCTTCGACAAGCTGTTGCGTGCACTGATCGGTGTCGCGCTGTTCTCGGCCGCCTATATGGCCGAGGTGGTGCGCGGCGGTCTGCAGGCGATCCCGAAAGGCCAGCATGAAGGCGCCCAGGCGCTTGGTCTGACCTACTGGCAGATGATGGGTCTCATCGTCCTGCCTCAGGCTCTCAAGCTGGTCATCCCGGGCATCGTCAACAGCTTCATCGCGCTGTTCAAGGACACCACGCTGGTCCTGATCATCGGCCTGTTCGATCTGCTCGGTCAGGTGCAGTCGTCGTTCACCGACCCGAAATGGTCCACGCCGTTCACCAGCCACACCGGCTACCTGTTTGCGGCGCTGATCTTCTGGGTCTTCTGCTTCAGCATGTCGCGCTATTCCATCTTCATGGAGAAGCGCCTGCACACCGGCCACAAACGCTGA
- a CDS encoding ABC transporter ATP-binding protein, giving the protein MTEQSAEATGGTRSKLEISETEVAIEMVDVHKWYGDFHVLRDINLKVMRGERIVICGPSGSGKSTMIRCINRLEEHQRGQIIVDGIELTDDLKRIDEIRREVGMVFQHFNLFPHLTILENCTLAPIWVRKMPKKEAEDIAMHYLERVKIPEQALKYPGQLSGGQQQRVAIARSLCMNPRIMLFDEPTSALDPEMIKEVLDVMVGLAEEGMTMLCVTHEMGFARQVANRVIFMDAGQIVEQNEPEAFFNDPKHDRTKLFLSQILH; this is encoded by the coding sequence ATGACCGAACAAAGCGCGGAAGCGACCGGCGGCACCCGATCGAAATTGGAAATTTCCGAAACCGAAGTCGCCATCGAGATGGTCGACGTCCACAAGTGGTACGGCGATTTCCACGTGTTGCGTGATATCAATCTGAAGGTGATGCGCGGCGAGCGTATCGTCATCTGCGGCCCGTCGGGCTCTGGCAAGTCGACCATGATCCGCTGCATCAACCGTCTGGAAGAGCACCAGCGCGGCCAGATCATCGTCGACGGCATCGAGCTGACCGACGACCTCAAGCGGATCGATGAGATCCGCCGTGAAGTCGGGATGGTGTTCCAGCACTTCAACCTGTTCCCGCATCTGACCATTCTGGAGAACTGCACGCTGGCGCCGATCTGGGTTCGCAAGATGCCCAAGAAGGAAGCCGAAGACATCGCGATGCACTATCTGGAGCGCGTGAAGATCCCGGAGCAGGCGCTGAAATATCCTGGCCAGCTTTCCGGTGGCCAGCAGCAACGCGTGGCGATCGCCCGCAGCCTGTGCATGAACCCGCGCATCATGCTGTTCGACGAACCGACTTCGGCGCTCGATCCGGAAATGATCAAGGAAGTGCTGGACGTCATGGTCGGTCTTGCCGAAGAAGGCATGACCATGCTGTGCGTCACGCACGAAATGGGCTTTGCCCGCCAGGTCGCCAACCGCGTCATCTTCATGGATGCCGGCCAGATCGTCGAACAGAACGAACCTGAAGCGTTCTTCAACGATCCCAAGCACGACCGCACCAAGCTGTTCCTGAGCCAGATTCTGCACTAG
- a CDS encoding amino acid ABC transporter permease, translated as MAVADKRGQEDVPKVAWINDPKIRGLLYQALLVIGIVFIGYNIVTNAIINLERQNIASGFGFLDNTAGFAVTQSLIDYSEESSYGQAFLVGFLNTLLIAIIGIFFATVLGFVIGIARLSSNWVISRIAYVYIEVVRNVPLLLQIFFWYFAVLRAVPNPRNSVEIPGSIFLNNRGLFMPRPVMGDGAGVVGIAVLVAIAIIIVMARWARKRQMATGQQFHTFYVSLGILFGLPLIAFFAMGMPITLDFPALKGFNFAGGMKVIPEFVGLLLALSIYTASYIAEIVRAGILAVSHGQTEASYSLGLRPSPTLRLVIIPQAMRVIIPPLTNQYLNLTKNSSLAVAIAYPDLVSVFAGTVLNQTGQAVEVLSITMLVYLALSLLTSLFMNWFNARMALVER; from the coding sequence ATGGCTGTGGCAGACAAACGGGGACAGGAAGATGTCCCGAAAGTCGCGTGGATCAACGATCCGAAGATCCGCGGCTTGCTCTATCAGGCGCTTCTCGTAATCGGGATCGTCTTCATCGGTTACAACATCGTAACCAACGCGATCATCAACCTCGAACGCCAGAACATCGCATCGGGGTTTGGATTTCTCGACAATACGGCCGGCTTCGCCGTTACGCAGTCGCTGATCGACTATTCCGAGGAATCGAGTTACGGCCAGGCATTTCTCGTCGGCTTCCTCAACACGCTGCTGATTGCCATCATCGGCATCTTCTTCGCCACCGTGTTGGGCTTCGTCATCGGCATCGCACGGCTGTCCTCGAACTGGGTGATCTCCCGTATCGCCTATGTCTACATCGAGGTCGTCCGCAACGTTCCTCTGCTTCTTCAGATCTTCTTCTGGTACTTCGCGGTTCTGCGTGCGGTGCCCAATCCGCGCAACAGCGTCGAGATTCCAGGAAGCATCTTCCTTAACAATCGCGGTCTGTTCATGCCGAGACCCGTCATGGGTGACGGCGCCGGCGTCGTCGGGATCGCGGTCCTTGTTGCGATAGCCATAATCATCGTGATGGCGCGCTGGGCTCGTAAACGTCAGATGGCGACCGGCCAGCAGTTCCATACCTTCTATGTCTCGCTCGGCATTCTGTTCGGCCTGCCGCTGATCGCCTTCTTCGCGATGGGCATGCCGATTACGCTCGATTTCCCGGCGCTCAAGGGCTTCAATTTCGCCGGCGGCATGAAGGTCATCCCCGAATTCGTCGGCTTGCTGCTCGCGCTTTCGATCTATACCGCGTCCTATATCGCGGAAATCGTCCGTGCCGGCATTCTCGCCGTCAGCCACGGTCAGACCGAGGCGTCCTATTCGCTGGGCCTGCGGCCGAGCCCGACGCTGCGTCTGGTGATCATTCCGCAGGCCATGCGCGTGATCATTCCGCCGCTGACCAACCAGTATCTCAACCTGACCAAGAACTCGTCGCTCGCGGTCGCGATCGCCTATCCCGATCTCGTCTCCGTGTTCGCCGGTACGGTTCTCAACCAGACCGGTCAGGCCGTCGAGGTGCTTTCCATCACGATGCTGGTCTACCTGGCGCTCAGCCTGCTGACCTCGTTGTTCATGAACTGGTTCAATGCCCGTATGGCATTGGTCGAACGGTAA
- a CDS encoding amino acid ABC transporter substrate-binding protein: MKTKLMPVLIGATFAAFATTASAATLDDVKAKGFIQCGVSQGLPGFSNPDDKGNWTGLDVDFCRAMAAAVFGDATKVKFTPLSAKERFTALQSGEIDVLPRNTTWTMSRDTALGLNFAGVNYYDGQGFMVRKSLGVASALELSGASVCTNTGTTTELNVADYFRANNMPYEIVAFEKADEVVQAYDAGRCDVYTTDASGLYAQRLKLTSPDEHTVLPEIISKEPLGPVVRQGDDQWFNIAKWTLFAQVNAEEMGVTMANVDEMKGSDNPSIKRMLGTEGAFGEPLGIGNDWAYQIVKQVGNYGEMFDRNVGPETPLGIARGVNALWSKGGLQYAPPIR, from the coding sequence TCGGCTGCGACGCTCGACGACGTAAAGGCCAAGGGCTTCATCCAGTGCGGTGTGAGCCAGGGTCTCCCGGGCTTCTCGAACCCCGACGACAAGGGCAACTGGACCGGCCTCGACGTCGACTTCTGCCGCGCGATGGCTGCTGCTGTTTTCGGCGATGCGACCAAGGTGAAGTTCACCCCGCTGTCGGCCAAGGAACGCTTCACGGCTCTGCAGTCGGGTGAAATCGACGTCCTGCCGCGCAACACGACCTGGACCATGAGCCGCGACACCGCTCTCGGCCTGAACTTCGCCGGCGTCAACTACTACGACGGTCAGGGCTTCATGGTTCGCAAGTCGCTTGGCGTTGCCTCGGCTCTCGAGCTTTCCGGCGCCAGCGTGTGCACGAACACCGGCACCACCACCGAGCTGAACGTCGCTGACTACTTCCGCGCCAACAACATGCCGTACGAAATCGTCGCCTTCGAAAAGGCCGACGAAGTTGTGCAGGCCTATGACGCCGGTCGTTGCGACGTCTACACCACGGACGCCTCGGGCCTCTATGCGCAGCGCCTGAAGCTGACCAGCCCGGACGAGCACACCGTTCTGCCGGAAATCATCTCCAAGGAGCCGCTCGGCCCGGTCGTCCGTCAGGGCGATGACCAGTGGTTCAACATTGCCAAGTGGACCCTCTTCGCGCAGGTCAATGCCGAAGAAATGGGCGTCACCATGGCCAACGTCGACGAGATGAAGGGTTCCGACAACCCGAGCATCAAGCGCATGCTGGGCACCGAAGGTGCGTTCGGCGAGCCGCTCGGCATCGGCAACGACTGGGCCTACCAGATCGTCAAGCAGGTCGGTAACTACGGCGAGATGTTCGACCGCAACGTCGGTCCGGAAACCCCGCTCGGCATCGCTCGCGGCGTCAATGCGCTGTGGTCGAAGGGCGGCCTGCAGTACGCCCCGCCGATCCGCTAA
- a CDS encoding exopolyphosphatase encodes MASQTVTETGAGDGACAQPGSKENAPNSVTPNGGGQVSTSAGEGNPASAPASGRKRRTRARRRRGGKGSAPKPLQTTELPNTSAQELAAGQAAPQAQSAPEQQKRDPGADAPQQGARRVAAPATPRRKQDLYAALDLGTNNCRLLIAEPLERGFKVVDAFSRIVRLGEGISHSGRLSDDAMDRAISALHVCRKKLSDRGVERARLIATEACRIADNGEGFITRIEEETGLALEIVNRETEARLAVAGCATLIDREAEGVVLFDIGGGSSELVWLDLRNRTYQRGVALTRFIRSWMSLPLGVVTLSERHGGVHVTPEIFEEMVADVLEALEGFGEAESLAKAVARGQVHMLGTSGTVTTLAGIHLDLARYDRRRVDGTWLEGTAMTAMIQKLVAMPFEERVANPCIGADRADLVLAGCAILEAIHRKWPCPRLRVADRGLREGILVELMAADGVWRRRRSRTRRPR; translated from the coding sequence GTGGCGTCGCAGACGGTGACTGAAACAGGCGCCGGCGATGGCGCGTGCGCGCAACCAGGTTCCAAGGAAAACGCTCCGAATTCCGTGACGCCGAACGGCGGCGGCCAAGTTTCTACAAGCGCTGGGGAAGGAAACCCTGCCTCGGCACCGGCAAGCGGCCGCAAGCGGCGGACCCGGGCGCGCCGGCGTCGTGGCGGCAAGGGCAGCGCGCCGAAACCGCTGCAGACAACGGAATTGCCGAATACCTCGGCGCAGGAATTGGCCGCCGGACAGGCGGCGCCACAAGCACAATCGGCGCCGGAACAACAGAAACGCGATCCCGGAGCCGACGCACCGCAACAGGGCGCGCGTCGCGTTGCTGCGCCGGCGACACCGCGCCGCAAGCAGGACCTCTATGCAGCGCTCGATCTCGGCACCAACAATTGCCGTCTTTTGATCGCCGAACCGCTGGAGCGCGGTTTCAAGGTGGTGGATGCATTCTCCCGCATCGTCCGGCTGGGCGAGGGGATCTCGCATTCCGGCCGGCTGAGCGACGATGCCATGGACCGGGCGATCTCCGCCCTGCATGTCTGTCGCAAAAAGCTGAGCGACCGTGGCGTCGAACGCGCCCGGCTAATCGCGACCGAGGCCTGCCGTATCGCCGACAATGGCGAGGGCTTCATCACCCGTATCGAGGAAGAAACCGGGCTGGCGCTGGAGATCGTCAATCGCGAGACCGAAGCGCGCCTCGCCGTTGCCGGTTGCGCCACGCTGATCGATCGCGAGGCCGAGGGCGTCGTCCTGTTCGATATCGGCGGCGGCTCATCGGAACTGGTCTGGCTCGACCTGCGCAACCGCACCTATCAGCGCGGTGTGGCGCTGACCCGTTTCATCCGCTCCTGGATGTCTTTACCACTTGGCGTCGTCACGCTGTCGGAGCGCCATGGCGGGGTTCACGTAACGCCGGAGATCTTCGAGGAAATGGTGGCCGATGTCCTCGAGGCGCTCGAAGGCTTCGGTGAAGCGGAGTCGCTTGCCAAAGCGGTCGCGCGCGGGCAGGTGCATATGCTCGGCACGTCCGGTACGGTAACGACGCTCGCAGGCATTCACCTCGATCTCGCACGCTACGATCGTCGCCGGGTCGATGGAACCTGGCTTGAGGGCACCGCCATGACGGCAATGATCCAGAAACTGGTCGCCATGCCGTTCGAGGAGAGGGTCGCCAATCCTTGCATCGGCGCCGACCGGGCCGATCTGGTGCTCGCCGGCTGTGCGATCCTCGAGGCGATCCATCGTAAATGGCCCTGTCCGCGCCTGCGGGTTGCCGACAGGGGACTCCGCGAGGGCATTCTGGTCGAACTGATGGCCGCCGACGGCGTCTGGCGGCGGCGGCGTTCGCGCACACGCCGGCCTCGTTGA
- a CDS encoding 23S rRNA methyltransferase has translation MSQKSGERGSSGRGSSGRGIKQRLKTAKKRTPSSQRWLERQLNDPYVARAKAEGYRSRAAYKLLEIDDKHNLLKKGMRVVDLGAAPGGWSQVSVARTGSTDDNILVVGIDYLGMEPIAGVTLLEKDFLDDDAPDMLRDALGGHNADIVLSDMAAPTTGHKKTDHLRIMHLCEVALEFAREVLVPGGAFLAKVFQGGTEHTLLADLKRDFTAVFHVKPAASRADSAELYVLAKGFRGRRDDDRGDRDEMNISEDE, from the coding sequence ATGAGCCAGAAATCCGGAGAACGCGGCAGCAGCGGACGCGGCAGCAGTGGACGGGGCATCAAGCAGCGCCTCAAGACCGCCAAGAAGCGCACGCCGTCGTCGCAACGCTGGCTCGAGCGACAGCTGAACGATCCCTACGTCGCGCGGGCAAAGGCCGAAGGATACCGGTCGCGCGCCGCCTACAAGCTGCTCGAGATCGACGACAAGCACAATCTGTTGAAGAAGGGCATGCGGGTGGTCGACCTCGGCGCCGCGCCCGGCGGCTGGTCGCAGGTCTCCGTCGCCCGCACCGGTTCGACGGACGACAACATTCTGGTCGTCGGCATCGACTATCTCGGCATGGAGCCGATCGCCGGGGTGACGCTGCTGGAAAAGGATTTCCTCGACGACGATGCACCCGACATGCTGCGCGACGCACTTGGTGGTCACAACGCCGATATCGTGCTCTCGGACATGGCAGCACCGACGACGGGCCACAAGAAGACCGACCACCTTCGCATCATGCATTTATGCGAAGTGGCGCTTGAATTCGCCCGCGAGGTGCTCGTGCCTGGCGGGGCTTTCCTTGCCAAGGTTTTTCAGGGCGGGACCGAGCACACGCTGCTTGCCGACCTGAAACGGGATTTCACCGCCGTCTTCCACGTCAAGCCGGCCGCGAGCCGCGCCGATTCCGCCGAGCTCTATGTGCTGGCCAAGGGGTTCCGTGGGCGGCGCGACGACGACCGCGGCGACCGCGACGAAATGAATATCAGCGAAGACGAATGA
- a CDS encoding 3-mercaptopyruvate sulfurtransferase — MTRKHLVSTDWLAEHIESPDVVLIDGSWYLEITKRNGYEEYLEEHLPGAVYFDIDDIADTASTLPHMLPNTTVFASKMRKLGIGDGQKIVIYDGEGYISAPRVWWTFRLMGVTDVVILEGGLPKWDDEQRPLDFGLVKRQERHFTARFDHGGVRDMDDVEKALATGSAQVVDTRAHGRFIGKDPEPREGVASGHMKGAINLPGADLLTIDGQLKDNDGIRAAIAEAGIDLSKPIITSCGSGVTASLLNFALEVIGHHDHSLYDGSWTEWVVAGKPIETGE; from the coding sequence ATGACGCGCAAGCACCTCGTCTCGACCGACTGGCTCGCTGAACACATCGAGTCACCCGACGTGGTGCTGATCGACGGGTCCTGGTATCTCGAAATCACCAAGCGCAACGGCTACGAGGAATACCTCGAAGAGCATCTGCCGGGTGCGGTCTATTTCGACATCGACGATATCGCCGACACCGCGTCGACGCTGCCGCACATGCTGCCGAACACCACCGTTTTCGCTTCCAAGATGCGCAAGCTCGGCATCGGCGACGGTCAGAAAATCGTCATCTATGACGGCGAAGGCTACATCTCCGCACCGCGCGTGTGGTGGACGTTCCGGCTGATGGGCGTCACCGATGTGGTCATTCTCGAAGGCGGCCTGCCGAAATGGGACGACGAGCAACGCCCGCTCGATTTCGGTCTCGTCAAACGCCAGGAACGGCACTTCACGGCGCGTTTCGATCATGGCGGCGTGCGCGACATGGACGATGTGGAAAAGGCGCTCGCGACCGGCTCGGCGCAAGTCGTCGACACCCGGGCCCACGGCCGGTTCATCGGTAAGGATCCCGAACCGCGCGAGGGCGTTGCGTCCGGCCACATGAAGGGCGCGATCAACCTGCCCGGCGCCGATCTTCTGACCATCGACGGCCAGCTCAAGGACAATGACGGTATCCGTGCAGCCATTGCCGAGGCCGGCATCGACTTGTCCAAGCCGATCATCACGTCGTGCGGATCGGGCGTGACCGCGTCGCTGCTTAACTTCGCGCTCGAAGTGATCGGACACCACGACCATTCGCTGTACGACGGCTCATGGACGGAGTGGGTGGTCGCCGGCAAGCCGATCGAAACCGGCGAATAG